Proteins encoded within one genomic window of Acomys russatus chromosome 5, mAcoRus1.1, whole genome shotgun sequence:
- the Slc35g1 gene encoding solute carrier family 35 member G1 encodes MGPPGSAAELAAEVVELREPEVRLADPAPPGEEHADVEAAGDPGRGRCWPCGAWACCSRGEPEAKKKAPCPGLGLFYTVLSAFLFSVASLFVKKVQGIHAVEISAFRCVIQMLIIIPCLIYRKTGFIGPKGQRVFLLLRGVFGSTAMILMYYAFQTTSLADATVIAFSCPVFTSIFAWIFLKEKYSLWDAFFTLFAIVGVILIVRPPFLFGSDTSGMRESYSEHIKGTFAAIGHAVLAALTLVILRKMGKSVDYFLSIWYYVILGLPESIIILFAIGEWSLPQCGLDRLFLILIGLLGLGGQIFITKAIQIEKAGLVAIMKTMDIVFAFSFQIAFFDNVPTWWTVGGALCVVASTTGATIRRWVQGSK; translated from the exons ATGGGGCCCCCGGGGAGCGCGGCGGAACTCGCAGCCGAGGTGGTGGAGCTGCGCGAGCCCGAGGTGCGGCTCGCGGACCCCGCGCCCCCCGGCGAGGAGCATGCAGACGTCGAGGCGGCGGGAGACCCCGGCCGAGGCAGGTGCTGGCCGTGTGGAGCCTGGGCGTGCTGCTCCCGTGGGGAGCCCG AAGCCAAGAAGAAAGCaccctgtcctggacttggcttgtTTTACACAGTgttgtctgccttccttttctcagtggcctctttatttgttaaaaaagTGCAAGGCATCCATGCTGTAGAGATCAGCGCATTTCGCTGCGTGATCCAAATGCTGATCATTATTCCTTGCTTGATATACAGAAA AACTGGGTTCATAGGTCCCAAAGGTCAAAGGGTTTTCCTCCTTCTCAGAGGGGTCTTTGGTTCCACTGCCATGATCCTTATGTACTACGCTTTCCAGACGACGTCCCTCGCAGATGCCACAGTCATTGCATTTAGCTGTCCAGTGTTTACGTCAATCTTTGCTTGGATATTCCTCAAGGAAAAGTATAGCCTTTGGGATGCCTTCTTCACCTTGTTCGCGATCGTTGGAGTGATCCTTATCGTGAGACCGCCATTTTTATTTGGTTCGGACACTTCAGGGATGAGAGAGAGCTATTCGGAGCACATTAAGGGGACGTTTGCCGCCATCGGACATGCTGTGCTAGCCGCACTGACTCTCGTTATCCTGAGGAAGATGGGAAAGTCTGTGGACTACTTCCTGAGCATTTGGTATTATGTCATACTTGGTCTTCCTGAAAGCATCATCATCCTCTTTGCAATAGGAGAATGGAGTCTGCCTCAGTGTGGGCTGGACAGGCTGTTTCTCATACTCATTGGACTCTTGGGTTTGGGGGGTCAGATATTTATCACTAAAGCAATTCAAATAGAAAAGGCAGGGCTCGTAGCAATAATGAAGACAATGGATATAGTCTTTGCGTTTAGCTTTCAAATTGCTTTCTTCGATAACGTGCCGACCTGGTGGACGGTGGGCGGCGCGCTCTGTGTCGTAGCCAGTACGACTGGAGCCACCATTCGCAGATGGGTCCAGGGGTCCAAATGA